DNA from Lactobacillus sp. ESL0791:
TTACGGCAAGTTAGGCATTATGTTCCCAATGATTGGTACTTTGAATGAATTGCGCAAAGCTAAAGCAATTTTGAATGAAGAAAAAGAGCAATTGGTAGCTAAAGGTGTGAAGGTTGGTTCTGATCTTCAAGTCGGAATGATGATTGAGGTTCCTGCTGCAGCTGTTTTGGCCGACCAATTTGCTAAGGAAGTTGACTTCTTCTCAATTGGTACCAACGATCTAATTCAATACACAATGGCAGCTGACCGGGGCAATGATAATGTTTCTTATCTCTACCAGCCGGCTAACCCATCGATCTTGCGTTTGATCAAGCACACAATCGATGCTGCACATGAAAATGGTATCTGGTGCGGAATGTGTGGTGAAGCCGCTGGCGACAGCACAATGTTCCCAATTCTGCTTTCAATGGGACTTGACGAGTACTCAATGAGTGCAACTTCAATTTTGCGGATTAGAAGCTTAATGAAGAAGATCAGTAGAGACGACATTAAAGAATTGGCTAACAAGGCGTGCTATGTCTCAGAAACAGCTGAGGAAAACGAGAAGTTAGTTAACGATTTAATGGCTAAAATTAATAAATAGCACACAAATACATACATCTCTTATTGGTGTATGTATTTTTCTTTAGATAAACTTAGCAAAAAATTCACCGATTATTAATTTTTAGGTTATATTATGTAAAGCATAGAATTAATATTAAATATTGCTTACAAAAAAGAAGTAATTGTGCTATAATAATGATATGCAGTTAAAGCAGCATTATCCTAAGGAGCGTGAAATAGATGGTAGAATTGTATGTATCTCCGAGTTGTACCTCATGTCGTAAGGCTAAAGCGTGGTTAAAGAAACATGATATTCCGTTTAACGAAAGAAATATCTTTTCTGAACCGCTTACTAAGCAGGAGCTTATTCGTATTTTACGGATGACGGAAAATGGCACAGAAGAGATTATCTCTACACGCTCAAGAGCTTTTCAACAGTTAAAGGTGAATCTAGACGACCTGTCAATTGATCAGTTACTTGATTTAGTAGAAAAAAACCCAAGCTTGCTTCGGCGGCCAATTATTATGGACGATCGTAGGCTTCAAGTGGGATACAATGAAGATGAAATTCGCCGGTTTTTGCCACGTAAAGTACGCAGGTTGGAACTAGAAAAATTGCAAAAGATTGCTAATTTGTAATTTACTTAAATATTTGGAGAAAAGTGTTAGTTTTTTTGCTAACACTTTTATTTTGTCGCTAAAATACGCTACAATAAGTAAAAGATCTTATTGATGGAGGTGAAAGTTCGTGCACGTTGATCATATTAATGAAAACACAATTCGTGTTCAAATAGGAAAAGATGAGTTGGCACGGCGTGGCCTTAAGGTTTTAGATTTATTGGGCGATAAAAATAAGATACAACATTTCTTTTACTCGATACTGGATGAAATTGATACTGATCATACCTTTACTCAAGATGTACCGGTTACTTTTCAGGTAATGCCAAGTAAGGGTGGCCTAGATTTGCTTATTACCAAAGTTACCGGCAGTCAAGGGGATAATTTTGCTCAGATGCTTGGTGCTAATCCTGCCGCTGGTGTTAATAAGGAAGAAGAGGCAAAGAAAGATTCGCGAAGGAGTTTCTTTGATCTCGCGCCTGATTCCGCTTCTGATACTGAAAAGCCGTCTTGGCAGAAGCAAATCAAGCAGTTGTATTGCTTTAAAAATTTAGGAGCAGTAATTGAACTGGCAGATAATTTGCGTGTCAGTGAGTTAACGTCAAGCCTGTATTTCGCCAATGATAAGTATTTTCTTGCGCTTGCATTCAGCGATGAAAATGAGCATGAGGTAAATCCGGCTGATGTTTGGGTAGTGGCAGATGAATTTGGCTTTAAAGTCCAAAATATTATGCTGGAACATATTGAAAAATTGGGCGACTGCATTTTTCATGACGATGCGCTGGAGCAGTTGCGGTATTATTTT
Protein-coding regions in this window:
- the spxA gene encoding transcriptional regulator SpxA yields the protein MVELYVSPSCTSCRKAKAWLKKHDIPFNERNIFSEPLTKQELIRILRMTENGTEEIISTRSRAFQQLKVNLDDLSIDQLLDLVEKNPSLLRRPIIMDDRRLQVGYNEDEIRRFLPRKVRRLELEKLQKIANL
- a CDS encoding adaptor protein MecA, whose protein sequence is MHVDHINENTIRVQIGKDELARRGLKVLDLLGDKNKIQHFFYSILDEIDTDHTFTQDVPVTFQVMPSKGGLDLLITKVTGSQGDNFAQMLGANPAAGVNKEEEAKKDSRRSFFDLAPDSASDTEKPSWQKQIKQLYCFKNLGAVIELADNLRVSELTSSLYFANDKYFLALAFSDENEHEVNPADVWVVADEFGFKVQNIMLEHIEKLGDCIFHDDALEQLRYYFTKSKH